In Terriglobia bacterium, the following are encoded in one genomic region:
- a CDS encoding C40 family peptidase has protein sequence MRRPTTSAAFLILFVSLIFCGTPKLANAQEETRPSLTKFSASIDNPDLPQKRPDAKSLLLLIGQQIHETELDCSHFVQYLYEQAGLDYGYAPSRTLYDGMEGFKRVAHPRPGDLIVWRGHVGIVVDPDETTFLSALRSGVKISSYQSHYWQRRGKPRFMRYVGADETDPSEWATRKIASRGGATGE, from the coding sequence ATGCGTCGACCAACCACATCAGCGGCGTTTTTGATTTTGTTTGTCTCGCTCATTTTCTGCGGGACGCCCAAACTAGCAAATGCACAAGAAGAAACCAGGCCCTCATTAACCAAATTTTCCGCAAGCATTGATAACCCTGATCTTCCACAGAAACGGCCCGACGCAAAGAGCCTCCTTTTATTAATTGGCCAGCAGATTCATGAAACTGAGCTTGATTGCTCGCACTTTGTGCAGTACCTATATGAGCAAGCTGGTCTGGATTACGGGTATGCGCCTTCCCGGACGCTTTACGACGGGATGGAAGGTTTCAAGCGCGTAGCTCATCCCAGGCCCGGTGACCTGATTGTCTGGCGAGGGCATGTTGGAATTGTTGTCGACCCGGATGAAACAACATTTCTGAGCGCGTTGCGTTCGGGAGTAAAAATCTCATCCTATCAGTCACATTACTGGCAAAGGCGCGGCAAGCCGCGCTTTATGCGCTACGTTGGCGCGGATGAGACTGACCCGTCGGAATGGGCGACACGAAAAATCGCGTCGCGCGGCGGCGCTACTGGCGAATAG
- a CDS encoding HAMP domain-containing histidine kinase — MMEKEQVNTDVECPVCHSLSASALHSSHCSGEDIVEVIPPERRKRQLRCGHEEVEPSAFPLVSAAHEFKTPLVVMLGYTDLLLNGHLGGINQRQKQVLGEIQEGAQRLQKLIQDLLLLQELKAGRIVAQNQESTSVDESVSEIFNYWAPTATQKRIRYQFNPSEGNERVRVEPLKLQHIISNLIENALKHTPAQGLVTVSVTPCFWERRKAQSEFLFNMERKETRKVENAVRIDVSDTGRGIAPEHHDEIFGDFVQLPGGSARGTGLGLAIARRLVEAHGGVIWVESEVGRGSKFSLLLSQAKQEAN; from the coding sequence ATGATGGAAAAAGAACAAGTTAATACCGATGTCGAATGTCCGGTATGTCACAGCCTGAGCGCTTCCGCATTGCATTCATCTCATTGCTCCGGTGAGGACATCGTGGAGGTGATTCCTCCTGAGCGGCGGAAACGGCAGTTGCGTTGCGGACATGAAGAAGTTGAGCCATCGGCTTTTCCTCTGGTTTCCGCGGCGCACGAATTTAAAACTCCCCTGGTAGTCATGCTCGGATATACAGATCTTTTGCTCAACGGGCATCTGGGCGGGATCAACCAGAGACAGAAGCAGGTACTGGGAGAAATTCAGGAAGGCGCGCAGCGTCTGCAAAAACTGATTCAGGACCTTTTACTGCTTCAGGAACTTAAAGCGGGTCGCATCGTTGCACAGAACCAGGAATCGACAAGCGTGGATGAAAGTGTCAGCGAGATTTTTAATTACTGGGCGCCTACGGCCACGCAGAAGCGCATCAGGTACCAATTTAATCCATCTGAAGGCAATGAAAGAGTCCGGGTTGAGCCGCTCAAACTCCAGCATATTATTTCCAATCTGATCGAAAATGCGCTGAAGCATACACCTGCGCAAGGATTAGTGACGGTCAGCGTGACACCTTGCTTCTGGGAACGGCGAAAGGCGCAGAGCGAATTTTTGTTCAACATGGAGCGGAAAGAAACCCGCAAGGTAGAAAATGCTGTTCGCATAGACGTAAGTGATACCGGACGCGGCATCGCGCCCGAGCATCACGACGAGATTTTTGGAGACTTCGTACAGTTGCCGGGCGGCTCCGCTCGCGGCACCGGGTTAGGTCTGGCCATCGCCCGGCGTCTGGTGGAAGCGCACGGCGGCGTCATCTGGGTTGAAAGCGAAGTCGGTAGAGGAAGCAAGTTTTCATTGTTGTTGTCCCAGGCCAAACAGGAGGCCAATTGA
- a CDS encoding SDR family oxidoreductase, with protein sequence MAKYLVTGIAGFIGSSIGHELVRRGETVRGLDDFSTGKRQNIADIENDIDFREVSLLDKAGLASACEGIDYVIHQAALPSVPKSVVEPELTHAVNVNGTLNLLLAARDAAVKRVVYAASSSAYGESEVLPKREDMLPRPISPYAVQKLTGEYYLQTFSKVYGLETVSLRYFNIFGPRQDANSQYSGVLAKFITQMQLGESPTIFGDGEQSRDFTFVANAVQANLKACLALANEVSGRVFNIATGTRFSLNQIFEMLGRIIGFNGPAKYAEPRTGDVRHSLADITLAQKHLGYSPDVGFEEGLKRTVEWYEEQRAITTNPGVLAGQR encoded by the coding sequence ATGGCGAAGTATCTTGTTACGGGCATTGCGGGGTTTATTGGGTCTTCGATCGGGCATGAACTGGTCCGTCGTGGAGAGACGGTTAGAGGTCTGGACGATTTTTCCACGGGCAAGCGGCAGAACATCGCTGATATTGAGAATGACATCGATTTCCGGGAGGTTAGCCTGCTGGACAAGGCAGGATTGGCTTCAGCCTGTGAAGGAATTGACTATGTAATCCACCAGGCGGCCCTGCCTTCCGTGCCAAAATCGGTGGTTGAGCCTGAGCTGACGCACGCGGTTAACGTAAACGGCACGCTGAATCTTCTACTTGCTGCGCGTGACGCCGCCGTAAAGCGCGTTGTATATGCGGCTTCTTCTTCAGCCTACGGAGAAAGCGAAGTTTTGCCCAAAAGGGAAGACATGCTTCCGCGCCCTATCTCGCCTTACGCGGTACAGAAACTTACCGGCGAATACTATCTGCAGACATTCTCAAAAGTTTATGGGCTTGAGACCGTGAGCCTGCGTTACTTCAATATCTTTGGTCCGCGGCAGGATGCGAACTCACAGTATTCTGGCGTGCTGGCCAAGTTCATTACCCAGATGCAGCTCGGAGAATCGCCGACAATCTTTGGCGATGGCGAGCAGAGCCGCGATTTCACTTTTGTCGCCAATGCAGTGCAAGCCAATTTGAAAGCCTGCCTCGCGCTGGCCAATGAAGTGTCAGGCCGCGTTTTCAACATCGCTACGGGCACAAGATTTTCATTGAATCAAATTTTCGAAATGCTGGGCAGGATCATTGGCTTCAACGGACCTGCCAAATATGCGGAGCCACGCACCGGGGACGTGAGACATTCCCTAGCCGATATCACGCTGGCGCAAAAGCATCTGGGCTATTCACCCGACGTGGGTTTTGAAGAGGGCTTGAAACGCACAGTAGAGTGGTATGAAGAACAGCGTGCGATCACAACCAACCCGGGTGTTCTGGCTGGGCAACGCTAA
- a CDS encoding (2Fe-2S)-binding protein: protein MAKKELIKLKINGEEREVAAEPRMLLVHFIREQLGLTGTHVGCDTSNCGACTVLMNGKTVKSCTVFAVQADGAEIMTVEGLPSNGALHPLQEGFKEEHGLQCGFCTPGMLMSTYALLKKTPNPTEAEIRWGISGNLCRCTGYQNIVKAVQFASKKMAQGGK, encoded by the coding sequence ATGGCGAAAAAAGAATTGATCAAACTCAAGATCAACGGCGAGGAGCGCGAAGTTGCCGCTGAGCCCAGAATGTTGCTGGTGCACTTCATCCGCGAGCAACTGGGGCTCACGGGGACGCACGTCGGCTGCGACACCAGCAACTGCGGCGCATGTACCGTTCTGATGAACGGAAAGACCGTGAAATCCTGCACGGTGTTTGCCGTCCAGGCGGATGGCGCGGAGATCATGACTGTAGAAGGTCTGCCAAGCAACGGCGCTCTCCATCCTTTGCAGGAAGGATTTAAAGAAGAGCATGGACTGCAATGCGGTTTCTGCACGCCGGGAATGCTGATGTCCACTTATGCGCTGCTGAAGAAGACCCCCAACCCAACCGAAGCGGAGATACGCTGGGGAATTTCCGGCAATCTCTGCCGCTGCACCGGATATCAAAACATCGTTAAGGCCGTACAGTTCGCCTCCAAGAAGATGGCGCAGGGAGGTAAGTGA
- a CDS encoding HD domain-containing protein translates to MTIDKTNSECSDSVRRIMAAARFAAEKHAQQRRKGENAEPYFNHLLEVAELIAASSHELDVKLMMAAFLHDTVEDTGVTLQELEERFGKDVADLVAEVTDDKSLPKETRKQLQVEHTPHKSPRAQTLKLADKVSNLRAIISSPPVGWSRERKQQYFEWARQVVSGIASPNEYLKSEFDKAYCSISQLKEL, encoded by the coding sequence ATGACAATAGACAAGACAAATTCCGAATGCAGCGACTCAGTCCGGCGCATCATGGCCGCGGCCCGCTTTGCCGCGGAGAAACATGCCCAGCAAAGGCGCAAGGGCGAGAACGCAGAGCCTTACTTCAATCATCTGCTAGAGGTTGCTGAGTTAATCGCCGCCAGCAGCCATGAGCTGGATGTGAAACTGATGATGGCAGCTTTTCTACATGACACAGTGGAGGATACAGGCGTCACATTGCAGGAATTGGAAGAGCGGTTTGGCAAAGATGTTGCCGATCTGGTGGCGGAGGTCACCGACGACAAATCGCTGCCGAAAGAAACCAGAAAACAGTTACAGGTGGAGCATACTCCCCATAAATCTCCGCGCGCGCAAACACTCAAACTGGCCGATAAGGTTTCAAACCTCCGCGCCATCATCTCAAGCCCGCCCGTGGGCTGGAGCCGGGAAAGAAAGCAGCAGTACTTTGAATGGGCTAGACAGGTAGTTTCCGGAATCGCTTCCCCGAACGAATATTTGAAATCAGAATTTGATAAAGCGTATTGCTCGATTTCTCAACTCAAAGAATTGTAG
- a CDS encoding sigma-54 dependent transcriptional regulator, whose product MSAPNILLVDDEPSVLRYTKTLLEIENYNVETAGSGEEALQRMTRGPAPNLIVLDMVMPGMDGLQTLENCKKLHPEQKVVMISCVNDTNRVVQAIKLGASDYVTKPFLSQQFQGAIRKALNPAVLNNMQPAAPVKGSELVDDLDDDFFFLAASPAMKQIRAQAALIAKVNVPVLLLGESGVGKEILARLIHKMSIRAHRPMAKVNCAALPADLLESELFGYEAGAFTGANKSKPGKFEMAHKGTILLDEIGEMSAPLQAKLLHVLQDGTFSRLGGRANVTVDARVLAATNIDVKKAIAERRLREDLYYRLNAFTVTVPPLRERREEIPILLRYYMNNFARQFGKNALPISDKLVQECMRYAWPGNLRELGNLVKRYLVLEDENQVLDELQTKSRDGSVEDGASSSGHGGLKALVRSLKDDAEAKEIQRALDDSNWNRKVAAADLNISYKALLYKIKQHGLSPAGSREHGLRARAN is encoded by the coding sequence TTGAGCGCGCCAAATATACTACTCGTCGACGATGAACCAAGTGTTCTTCGTTACACCAAGACTTTGCTCGAAATTGAAAATTACAATGTGGAAACCGCAGGCAGCGGTGAAGAGGCATTGCAGCGCATGACCCGGGGACCTGCGCCCAATTTGATCGTTCTGGACATGGTGATGCCGGGAATGGACGGCCTGCAAACACTGGAAAACTGCAAGAAACTCCATCCCGAGCAAAAAGTCGTGATGATTTCCTGCGTGAATGACACAAACCGGGTGGTGCAGGCGATTAAGCTCGGAGCGTCCGACTACGTTACAAAGCCATTTTTGTCGCAGCAGTTTCAAGGCGCGATTCGCAAGGCACTGAATCCGGCTGTTTTGAATAATATGCAGCCTGCTGCTCCGGTAAAAGGCTCAGAGCTGGTTGACGATCTGGACGATGATTTCTTTTTTCTGGCCGCAAGCCCTGCCATGAAGCAGATTCGAGCCCAGGCTGCACTGATCGCCAAGGTGAACGTGCCCGTCCTTCTTCTGGGTGAGAGCGGCGTTGGCAAGGAAATTCTGGCGCGACTAATCCACAAAATGTCGATCCGGGCGCATCGCCCCATGGCAAAAGTGAATTGCGCTGCGTTGCCGGCGGACCTGCTGGAAAGCGAATTGTTTGGTTATGAAGCGGGAGCTTTTACCGGCGCCAACAAATCAAAGCCGGGTAAGTTTGAGATGGCGCACAAAGGCACCATCCTGCTGGACGAAATCGGGGAAATGAGCGCGCCATTGCAAGCCAAGCTGCTGCACGTTCTCCAGGATGGCACATTCTCGCGTCTGGGCGGCCGCGCCAATGTTACGGTTGATGCGCGCGTTCTGGCAGCGACAAACATTGACGTGAAGAAAGCCATTGCCGAGCGCAGGCTCCGTGAAGATCTTTACTACCGCCTGAATGCTTTTACCGTTACGGTGCCGCCATTGCGTGAGCGGCGCGAAGAAATTCCAATCCTGCTGCGTTATTACATGAATAACTTTGCGCGCCAGTTTGGGAAAAACGCTTTGCCTATTTCTGACAAACTGGTGCAGGAATGCATGCGCTACGCGTGGCCCGGCAATCTGCGCGAGCTGGGAAACCTGGTAAAGCGCTATCTGGTGCTGGAAGACGAAAATCAGGTACTGGATGAGTTGCAGACCAAGAGCAGGGATGGAAGCGTGGAAGATGGCGCCTCATCATCCGGGCACGGCGGATTGAAAGCCCTGGTACGCAGCTTGAAAGACGATGCGGAAGCCAAGGAGATCCAGCGCGCGCTGGATGATTCCAACTGGAACCGCAAAGTGGCCGCGGCGGATTTGAATATCAGCTACAAGGCGTTGTTATATAAGATTAAACAGCATGGCTTGTCGCCGGCGGGGAGCCGCGAGCACGGCCTGCGTGCTAGAGCCAACTAA
- a CDS encoding XdhC family protein has product MDLYSKAAELAAQRKPFAIATVVRVEGSSSARRGSKALIDSQGNILTGWVGGGCAESAVRSEALRCIRSEKPELITLDMQDEILGVGMPCGGMMDVYIEPVLPQPELVIAGHGRIAETLARLGHLMNFAVTVHYPSAARENFPDAQRIINKDFNVAEITFGQNTYVVIATLHKNDHLWLQRALDGEAAYVALIASAHRSRLVLDYLLAEGVAKEKVDRVWAPAGLDLGAAGPEEIALSVMSQIVALRRGGSVAALKEKVAAETDPTTEKSGISDKVILQCDAGKIE; this is encoded by the coding sequence ATGGATCTCTATTCCAAAGCGGCTGAACTCGCTGCCCAGCGCAAGCCTTTTGCCATCGCCACTGTTGTGCGCGTAGAAGGATCGTCGTCCGCGCGCCGCGGATCCAAAGCTCTTATCGATTCCCAGGGCAATATCCTGACTGGTTGGGTAGGCGGAGGCTGCGCGGAAAGCGCCGTTCGCAGTGAAGCGCTGCGCTGCATACGCTCAGAAAAGCCAGAGCTGATTACGCTGGATATGCAGGATGAAATCCTGGGCGTGGGCATGCCGTGCGGAGGAATGATGGATGTTTACATTGAACCTGTCCTGCCGCAGCCGGAGCTGGTCATCGCTGGCCATGGAAGGATCGCAGAAACGCTGGCCCGACTCGGGCATCTCATGAACTTCGCCGTCACCGTCCATTATCCATCCGCCGCACGCGAGAATTTTCCTGACGCGCAGCGCATCATCAACAAGGACTTCAATGTCGCCGAAATCACTTTCGGCCAGAACACTTACGTTGTAATCGCTACGCTGCACAAGAACGATCATCTCTGGCTGCAGCGCGCGCTGGATGGCGAAGCCGCTTATGTTGCTCTCATCGCCAGCGCTCACCGCTCACGTCTTGTCCTCGATTATTTGCTTGCAGAAGGGGTCGCGAAAGAAAAAGTTGACCGCGTCTGGGCGCCCGCCGGACTCGATCTTGGCGCTGCCGGCCCTGAAGAGATCGCGTTGAGCGTCATGAGCCAGATCGTGGCATTACGGCGCGGAGGGAGTGTGGCCGCGCTGAAGGAAAAAGTTGCCGCTGAAACTGACCCAACAACTGAAAAGTCCGGGATCTCTGATAAAGTCATCCTTCAGTGCGATGCCGGCAAAATCGAATAA
- a CDS encoding DinB family protein, which translates to MQKSDLPEPWLRGTLNDVPAVQRGVLHALELAREDLERWCDGLSDEELHDRPDGIAPVAFHLRHIARSMDRLLTYAEGNQLSAEQISAMKAEMEPGGRKNELMAELVVAIAKSGKRIRAFSEQQMQEERHVGKKQLPTSVGGLLVHVADHTQRHVGQAIITAKIVVAQR; encoded by the coding sequence ATGCAAAAGAGCGATTTACCTGAACCCTGGTTGCGCGGCACTCTGAATGACGTACCCGCCGTTCAGAGGGGTGTGTTGCACGCGTTGGAACTGGCGAGAGAAGACCTGGAGCGCTGGTGCGACGGCCTGAGCGATGAAGAGTTGCATGACCGTCCGGACGGGATTGCGCCGGTGGCATTTCATCTTCGCCACATTGCGCGAAGCATGGATCGATTGCTTACCTATGCTGAAGGCAATCAGCTTTCCGCTGAACAGATTTCTGCGATGAAAGCCGAGATGGAGCCAGGCGGCAGAAAAAATGAACTCATGGCAGAATTGGTGGTCGCGATCGCCAAAAGCGGCAAGCGAATCCGCGCCTTCTCTGAACAGCAGATGCAGGAGGAGCGCCACGTCGGCAAGAAACAGCTGCCTACATCCGTGGGAGGATTGCTTGTCCATGTCGCCGACCACACACAGAGGCACGTAGGACAGGCGATCATCACGGCAAAGATCGTTGTCGCACAAAGATAA
- a CDS encoding NTP transferase domain-containing protein gives MSDQEKQSGIAAVVLAAGMSRRMGTPKQLLRMGGETILQRTLKNVRDSNVSEIILVLGHTADEVRETIATQGLKVVTNPEYQQGMGSSLRSGLAAVDAAAKAAIIVLADQPWVGSETLNSLIACHQERKPQIIVPTHRGFRGNPVLLDHSVFAEVQALSGDVGCRAIFGDHPEGIFKLPVDDPGILLDIDSRDDLENLSGAAERDASGKSMESGIAVLECREGIVPGAPELVLVGRDAVVHALAKLGRLLNFNVTVVDPFLRLAESPEADRILHALDFSLLPAAAERYVVVASRGQFDEEAVAQAALADSSYVALLANKKRAQEVIRSLGAQSISAAKLAAVRAPAGLEIGAQTPEEIALSIMAEIVAARRRQQEKLTS, from the coding sequence ATGAGCGATCAGGAAAAGCAATCCGGGATTGCGGCAGTGGTGTTGGCCGCGGGAATGTCCCGGCGCATGGGGACTCCTAAGCAATTGTTGCGCATGGGCGGCGAGACAATCCTGCAACGAACGCTCAAAAATGTGCGCGATTCCAATGTCAGCGAAATTATTCTGGTGCTCGGGCATACCGCCGATGAAGTGCGGGAGACTATTGCAACCCAAGGCTTGAAGGTTGTGACCAATCCGGAGTATCAGCAAGGAATGGGAAGCTCGCTGCGTAGCGGACTTGCGGCCGTGGATGCCGCAGCAAAAGCAGCGATCATTGTGCTGGCAGACCAACCTTGGGTGGGGTCGGAAACGCTCAATAGTCTGATTGCGTGCCATCAGGAGCGCAAGCCACAAATTATCGTTCCTACGCACAGAGGCTTCCGAGGGAATCCAGTGTTGCTGGACCATTCTGTCTTTGCCGAAGTGCAAGCGCTAAGTGGTGATGTCGGTTGCCGTGCGATTTTTGGCGACCACCCTGAAGGCATTTTCAAATTACCGGTCGATGATCCGGGTATTCTGCTCGATATCGACAGCCGAGATGATCTGGAAAACCTGAGCGGGGCTGCTGAGCGCGACGCATCGGGAAAGTCCATGGAATCAGGCATTGCTGTTCTGGAATGCCGGGAGGGCATTGTCCCAGGTGCGCCGGAGTTGGTGCTGGTGGGGCGCGATGCGGTGGTACATGCATTGGCAAAGCTTGGACGATTGTTGAACTTTAATGTGACTGTCGTCGATCCCTTCCTGCGGCTTGCAGAATCGCCGGAAGCTGATCGAATACTGCACGCGCTGGACTTTTCTCTGTTGCCGGCGGCAGCCGAACGCTATGTGGTAGTCGCCAGCCGGGGACAGTTTGACGAAGAAGCCGTAGCGCAGGCCGCGCTTGCAGACTCTTCTTATGTAGCGTTGCTGGCTAACAAGAAACGGGCGCAGGAAGTGATTCGAAGCCTTGGCGCGCAATCCATCTCGGCAGCCAAGCTGGCCGCAGTTCGCGCTCCTGCAGGACTGGAGATTGGCGCACAGACTCCGGAAGAGATTGCTTTGAGCATCATGGCGGAAATTGTCGCAGCGAGGCGCCGGCAGCAGGAGAAACTGACATCATGA
- a CDS encoding xanthine dehydrogenase family protein subunit M codes for MIPPAFEYLRPRTLPEAVGLLQQHGEDAKILSGGQSLIPMMKLRLARPSHLIDINRIAGLSYIKEDGGFLKIGGLTREAELEASELIRAKYPLLLDTATVIADPQVRNLATVGGNLAHGDPANDHPATMLALGAQVVATGAKGERVIAIDDFFVSLFTTSLDHGEILTEIRIPIPPAKSGGAYFKLERKVGDFATAAVAVQLTLDGAGVVQKAGIGLTNVGGTPIRAKSAEDALRGKKLDAATIGAAAQAAADAAQPSSDLRGPAAYKTGLIKELTKRALARAAQRAGK; via the coding sequence ATGATACCGCCAGCTTTCGAATATCTCCGGCCCAGGACATTGCCTGAAGCCGTGGGCCTTCTGCAACAACATGGTGAAGACGCCAAGATCTTGAGCGGCGGCCAAAGCCTTATACCTATGATGAAGCTGCGTCTGGCGCGGCCCAGCCATTTGATCGATATCAATAGGATCGCAGGTCTTTCTTATATTAAAGAGGATGGCGGCTTTCTGAAGATCGGTGGACTCACGCGGGAAGCGGAGTTGGAAGCGTCTGAGCTGATTAGGGCCAAATATCCTCTTTTGCTCGATACAGCCACAGTGATTGCCGACCCGCAAGTAAGAAATCTGGCGACGGTTGGAGGAAATCTTGCGCATGGCGATCCCGCGAACGATCATCCGGCCACAATGCTGGCTCTGGGCGCGCAGGTTGTTGCCACAGGGGCCAAGGGCGAGCGTGTGATCGCGATCGACGATTTCTTTGTCTCGCTGTTTACCACGTCGCTTGACCACGGCGAGATCCTTACTGAAATTCGCATTCCTATTCCTCCAGCAAAAAGCGGTGGAGCTTACTTCAAACTGGAACGCAAGGTCGGCGACTTTGCAACGGCAGCGGTTGCGGTGCAACTTACCCTGGATGGCGCGGGCGTAGTGCAGAAGGCGGGGATTGGCCTGACGAACGTGGGTGGAACGCCGATCAGGGCGAAGAGTGCTGAAGACGCGCTCCGCGGCAAGAAGCTGGACGCGGCAACGATTGGCGCGGCGGCACAAGCGGCGGCCGATGCGGCGCAGCCGAGTTCGGATCTGCGTGGACCGGCAGCGTACAAAACAGGCCTTATTAAAGAGCTGACCAAGCGTGCGCTGGCACGCGCCGCTCAACGGGCGGGCAAGTAG
- a CDS encoding carbon-monoxide dehydrogenase large subunit: MHKTSAEISGMGHSMKRKEDSRFLQGKGNYVDDVNLPHMVYAQMVRSPYAHARIKSINTDAAKKIPGVLAIITGEDLAKANLAWMPTLSYDKQMVLATGKVLFQAQEVAFVVAEDRYAAADAAELVEVDYEELPVLVDPHKAMDADAPLLREDRTEKNNKIFHWEVGDKAATDKAFKEAAVVSKVNALSPRCHPAPLETCGCVADYNKATEKLTVWLTSQAPHAHRTVFALVGGIPEQNIRIIAPDIGGGFGNKVPVYPGYVCAVVASLTLGRPVKWIETRSENLQSTGFARDYHMTAEIAADKDGKVKAMRVKTLADHGAFNAAAQPTKFPAGLFSICTGSYEFPNAFCEVDGVYTNKAPGGIAYRCSFRVTEAAYLIERVMDVLADDLKMDPVELRQKNFIPAAKFPYKSPLGWTYDSGDYHAAMKLALDTVGYDALLKEQAEKRKKGELMGIGISSFTEIVGAGPAHTFDILGIKMFDSAEIRIHPTGKAICRMGTKSQGQGHETTYAQIVAQELGIPAKDVQVEEGDTDTAPYGLGTYASRSTPTSGAATAMAARKIREKAKKIAAFLLEASEEDLEWEPGKFFVKGAPSKAKTIQEIAFAAYTNIPPGLEAGLEAVNYYDPPNLTFPFGTYIAVVDIDKGTGEIKVRRFVAVDDCGNIINPMIVEGQIHGGLTEGFAIAFMQEIGYDESGNVQGGTFMDYLIPTAVETPHWETGKTTTPSPHHPFGAKGVGESPTVGSPGAFVNAVVDALSHLGVKHIEMPITPWKVWNILKEKGITG, encoded by the coding sequence ATGCACAAGACAAGCGCAGAAATCAGCGGCATGGGCCACAGCATGAAGCGCAAGGAGGATTCGCGTTTTCTCCAGGGCAAGGGCAATTATGTTGACGACGTGAACCTGCCACACATGGTCTACGCGCAGATGGTGCGCAGCCCGTACGCACACGCCCGCATTAAGAGCATCAATACAGATGCCGCCAAGAAAATTCCCGGCGTGCTGGCGATCATCACCGGAGAAGACCTGGCCAAAGCCAATCTGGCATGGATGCCAACACTTTCTTACGACAAGCAGATGGTGCTGGCCACGGGCAAGGTGCTGTTCCAGGCGCAGGAAGTTGCTTTTGTAGTGGCGGAAGACCGCTATGCTGCGGCCGATGCCGCCGAACTAGTGGAAGTGGATTACGAAGAGCTGCCGGTGCTGGTGGACCCACACAAGGCGATGGATGCCGACGCTCCGCTCCTGCGCGAAGATCGCACCGAAAAAAACAACAAGATATTCCATTGGGAAGTAGGCGACAAAGCGGCCACCGACAAAGCCTTCAAGGAGGCTGCGGTGGTTTCCAAGGTGAATGCGCTGTCGCCACGTTGCCATCCTGCGCCGCTGGAAACCTGCGGCTGCGTGGCCGACTACAACAAGGCCACGGAAAAACTCACGGTCTGGCTGACCTCGCAGGCCCCGCACGCGCATCGCACGGTGTTTGCGCTGGTGGGCGGCATTCCGGAGCAGAACATCCGCATCATCGCACCGGATATTGGCGGCGGCTTCGGCAACAAAGTGCCGGTATATCCGGGATATGTGTGCGCGGTGGTGGCGTCACTTACGCTGGGGCGTCCGGTGAAGTGGATTGAGACGCGCTCAGAGAATTTGCAGTCCACGGGGTTTGCCCGCGACTATCACATGACCGCCGAGATCGCCGCCGACAAAGACGGAAAGGTGAAGGCCATGCGGGTAAAGACGCTGGCCGATCACGGAGCGTTCAACGCCGCGGCACAGCCGACGAAGTTTCCCGCCGGGCTGTTCAGCATCTGCACCGGTTCTTATGAATTCCCGAATGCTTTCTGCGAAGTGGATGGCGTCTATACCAACAAAGCGCCGGGCGGCATTGCCTACCGCTGCTCATTCCGCGTGACTGAAGCTGCATATCTAATTGAGCGCGTCATGGATGTGCTGGCCGATGATCTGAAGATGGACCCGGTTGAGCTGCGCCAGAAGAACTTTATTCCGGCGGCAAAGTTTCCTTACAAATCACCGCTGGGCTGGACCTATGACAGCGGCGACTACCACGCCGCCATGAAGCTGGCGCTCGACACAGTCGGCTACGACGCGCTGCTCAAAGAGCAGGCGGAAAAGCGCAAGAAGGGCGAGCTGATGGGAATCGGCATTTCCAGTTTCACGGAAATCGTCGGCGCCGGTCCGGCGCATACGTTTGACATTCTGGGCATCAAGATGTTCGACAGCGCCGAGATCCGCATCCATCCTACGGGCAAAGCGATTTGCCGCATGGGGACCAAGAGCCAGGGCCAGGGACACGAGACTACTTACGCGCAGATCGTGGCGCAGGAGCTGGGAATCCCGGCCAAAGACGTGCAGGTGGAAGAAGGCGACACCGATACCGCTCCTTACGGTTTGGGAACGTACGCCAGCCGCAGCACGCCGACCTCTGGCGCGGCCACGGCGATGGCGGCAAGAAAGATCCGAGAGAAGGCGAAGAAGATCGCGGCCTTTCTGCTGGAAGCCAGTGAAGAGGATCTGGAATGGGAGCCGGGAAAATTCTTTGTGAAAGGCGCGCCGAGCAAGGCCAAGACGATCCAGGAAATCGCGTTTGCGGCTTACACAAATATTCCGCCGGGGCTTGAGGCTGGATTGGAAGCTGTGAATTATTACGATCCGCCGAACCTGACTTTCCCGTTTGGTACCTATATCGCCGTGGTCGATATAGATAAAGGTACGGGCGAGATCAAGGTCCGCCGCTTTGTGGCGGTGGACGATTGCGGCAACATCATTAATCCGATGATTGTGGAAGGCCAGATCCATGGTGGCCTGACCGAAGGTTTTGCCATCGCTTTCATGCAGGAGATTGGCTACGACGAAAGCGGCAACGTGCAGGGCGGCACCTTTATGGACTACCTGATACCTACGGCCGTCGAAACGCCGCACTGGGAGACAGGTAAAACCACAACGCCGTCACCGCATCATCCGTTTGGCGCCAAGGGAGTGGGCGAGTCACCCACCGTTGGATCACCGGGAGCATTCGTGAACGCCGTGGTGGACGCGCTTTCGCATCTCGGGGTAAAGCACATTGAAATGCCTATTACGCCGTGGAAGGTGTGGAATATCCTGAAGGAGAAGGGAATCACGGGCTAA